One Pyrus communis chromosome 4, drPyrComm1.1, whole genome shotgun sequence genomic region harbors:
- the LOC137731449 gene encoding uncharacterized protein At5g01610, with protein MEKALTKVNSLKVGSLWISKKAKEEFSNISDDLSTFSNTVEEKAKWVFNKLKGKPPKSLPDLLREYNLPPGLFPQNITCYEFDETKSKLIVYLPSACEVSFKDSSVMRYATRVKAILLRGKLTGIDGMKTKVLVWVKVTCVVVESSKSDKVWFTAGVKKSRPKDVYITPRDSVKVEEF; from the exons ATGGAGAAAGCTCTAACAAAAGTGAACAGCTTGAAAGTTGGGAGCTTGTGGATCTCGAAGAAGGCCAAGGAAGAATTCTCCAACATCTCCGACGACCTCTCT ACATTCTCGAATACCGTCGAGGAGAAGGCAAAATGGGTTTTCAACAAACTAAAAG GAAAGCCGCCGAAAAGCTTGCCAGATCTCCTTCGAGAGTACAACTTGCCACCGGGGCTGTTTCCGCAGAACATAACCTGTTATGAGTTTGACGAAACAAAATCCAAGCTCATTGTGTATTTGCCATCAGCATGTGAAGTTAGCTTCAAGGATTCCTCTGTTATGAGGTACGCGACCCGGGTAAAGGCCATTCTTCTAAGGGGAAAGCTCACAGGGATAGATGGAATGAAGACAAAGGTTCTGGTATGGGTTAAGGTCACTTGTGTAGTGGTTGAAAGTTCCAAGTCCGATAAGGTGTGGTTTACAGCTGGTGTTAAGAAGTCGAGACCAAAGGATGTCTACATAACACCGCGTGACTCCGTGAAAGTAGAAGAATTCTGA
- the LOC137730852 gene encoding mitotic checkpoint protein BUB3.3, with product MEPKEVGIPKLHFLSILKKLVKFLSSSVRWIVVPVRSTRTTMSGAPLKFEYPIRDAISRIRFAPKSDNLLISSWDSSLRLYDVGSSQLRLEAPSEAALLDCCFQDESVAFAAGSDGVIRRYDLHSGIHDSIGNHDDISTCVGYSDETSQVITAGLDRKILSWDTRTEKGFVFARNLDSEVMSMSLSGLDMMVAIGSSICVYDLRNLEKPIQSKDSHMDVQILCVSSIPYAKGFAVGSIDGRVALEISCPSSSDDIRYMFRCHPKSTDKRYHLASVNDIVFNPLIYGAFVTGDNDGYVTAWDAKSKKRLFQLPRYPNSVASLSYNHRGQLLAVASSYTYQEANEIEELPLVFIHEVGNDNMRSVSVGSSSRN from the exons atgGAACCGAAAGAGGTGGGAATCCCAAAGCTCCATTTCTTATCAATTCTGAAAAAATTAGTGAAATTTCTGTCCAGCTCTGTACGTTGGATCGTTGTGCCAGTTCGGTCTACTAGGACCACAATGAGCGGAGCTCCTTTGAAGTTCGAATACCCGATCCGAGATGCAATCTCCAGAATCCGATTCGCCCCGAAATCCGACAACCTCCTCATCTCCTCTTGGGACTCT AGCTTAAGATTGTACGACGTCGGAAGCTCACAGCTCAGATTAGAGGCTCCGTCGGAAGCGGCGCTCCTCGATTGCTGTTTCCAGGACGAGTCCGTCGCGTTTGCTGCCGGTTCTGATGGCGTCATCAGAAG GTACGATTTACATTCTGGAATTCATGATTCAATTGGAAATCACGATGACATATCAACATGCGTTGGATATTCGGACGAAACCA GCCAAGTAATTACTGCTGGTTTGGACAGGAAGATATTATCTTGGGACACGCGTACAGAGAAGGGTTTTGTGTTTGCAAGAAATCTCGATTCGGAGGTGATGTCCATGTCACTCTCAGGTCTTGATATGATGGTAGCCATTGGATCATCAATATGTGTGTATGATTTGCGAAACCTAGAAAAGCCAATTCAATCAAAAGATTCACATATGGACGTCCAGATTTTATGTGTTAGCTCAATTCCATATGCCAAAG GATTTGCAGTTGGCTCGATAGATGGACGTGTAGCATTGGAGATTTCCTGTCCGTCTAGTTCAGATGACATCAG ATATATGTTCCGGTGTCATCCAAAGTCAACTGATAAGAGATATCACCTAGCATCGGTGAATGACATTGTATTCAATCCGCT CATCTATGGCGCCTTTGTTACCGGTGACAATGATGGTTATGTTACTGCATGGGATGCTAAAAGCAAAAAGAGACTATTTCAg TTGCCTAGATACCCAAATAGTGTGGCATCCTTATCGTACAACCACAGGGGACAACTTCTGGCTGTTGCATCAAGCTACACATATCAAGAAGCTAATGAAAT AGAAGAGCTTCCTCTGGTATTCATTCATGAAGTTGGCAATGACAACATGAGATCTGTATCTGTTGGAAGTTCGAGCAGAAACTAA
- the LOC137730617 gene encoding xylan glycosyltransferase MUCI21-like, whose amino-acid sequence MKKTISCRAATVALAALCLFFIVFEISVSSTSRFLKYAATTTATYSAKTQEEGNHEKTKLINRPNSNPSEYLQLPVKRRIICDRTDVRYDLCSINGPTVLDPNTFTFFTMGSAQPPQVEKVQPYPRKFEGFIMPHIKNLTLTSGPQSPPCKVRHSVPALVFSAGGYTGNFFHDFNDGFIPLFITVNTIFPDQEIVIVVSEAPNWWPSKYADLLAMFTKYPIIILKNATATHCFPSATIGLISHGFMTINETLLPNPKSFMDFRVLLEKAYGPKAQPKVLTSKPTRSRPRLVLANREMAHARVIMNQKQLIRLIKKVGFEVIMFNPKRMTPLHESYALLNSSHAMIGVHGAALTHSFFLRPGSVFVQVVPIGIEWGAYAFFGRMARALDLGYSEYKIGVNESSLVDKYGKENLLLKDPFALQKTGWPPEVMNIYLKEQNVKLDLERFNSCLKKAYTKATRFMEKNG is encoded by the exons ATGAAGAAGACAATTTCCTGCAGGGCTGCGACGGTGGCCTTGGCGGCCTTGTGTTTGTTTTTCATCGTGTTCGAAATCAGCGTCTCTTCAACCTCCAGATTTCTTAAATATGCTGCTACTACTACTGCTACATATTCAGCCAAGACTCAAG AGGAAGGGAATCATGAAAAAACGAAACTGATCAATCGGCCAAACTCTAACCCTTCAGAATACTTGCAACTTCCTGTGAAAAGACGAATCATCTGCGACCGTACAGATGTACGCTATGATCTTTGTTCAATCAACGGTCCAACTGTCTTGGACCCAAACACCTTCACATTCTTCACTATGGGCTCAGCCCAACCCCCACAGGTGGAAAAAGTCCAGCCCTACCCTCGAAAGTTCGAAGGCTTCATAATGCCTCACATCAAGAACCTCACCCTCACTTCCGGCCCACAAAGCCCACCATGTAAAGTCCGGCACAGTGTTCCGGCCCTAGTATTCAGTGCGGGAGGGTACACCGGAAACTTCTTCCATGATTTCAATGACGGGTTCATTCCTCTCTTCATCACCGTCAACACAATCTTCCCTGATCAAGAGATCGTGATCGTGGTTTCTGAAGCTCCCAATTGGTGGCCTAGTAAGTATGCAGATCTACTAGCAATGTTCACCAAGTACCCCATCATTATACTAAAAAATGCTACTGCCACCCATTGTTTTCCCTCAGCCACCATAGGCCTCATTTCACATGGTTTCATGACCATAAACGAAACATTACTACCAAATCCAAAATCGTTCATGGATTTTCGGGTCCTCCTAGAAAAAGCCTATGGCCCAAAAGCCCAGCCCAAAGTCTTGACATCCAAGCCCACAAGGTCACGCCCGAGACTCGTGTTGGCCAACCGCGAAATGGCACACGCGCGcgtgattatgaaccaaaaaCAATTGATTAGGTTAATTAAAAAAGTGGGTTTTGAAGTGATTATGTTTAATCCCAAGAGGATGACCCCGTTGCATGAATCTTATGCGTTATTGAATTCAAGCCATGCTATGATTGGGGTCCATGGAGCTGCATTGACGCACTCTTTTTTTCTTCGACCCGGTTCTGTGTTTGTTCAAGTGGTTCCGATTGGGATTGAATGGGGTGCATATGCTTTTTTTGGGAGGATGGCTAGGGCTTTGGATTTGGGATATTCGGAGTATAAGATTGGTGTGAACGAGAGTAGCTTGGTCGACAAGTATGGGAAGGAAAATTTGTTGCTAAAGGACCCATTTGCCCTTCAGAAAACGGGTTGGCCACCTGAGGTTATGAACATTTACCTCAAGGAGCAAAACGTCAAACTGGATTTGGAAAGATTTAACAGTTGTTTGAAGAAGGCTTATACAAAGGCTACCAGATTTATGGAGAAAAATggttaa
- the LOC137732320 gene encoding chorismate mutase 3, chloroplastic has protein sequence MDAKLLQAPIPNASAHSASRPSLPTPQLVNHTIFSTPNGVFGSNPGRKLRRPLQVSSFSATSPIRYSRKKRVDESEILTLDSIRHSLIRQEDSIIFSLLERTQYCYNADTYDHDTFSMEGFRGSLVEFMVRETEKLHARVGRYKSPDEHPFFPAHLPEPMLPPLQYPRVLHPHADSININNKVWNMYFRDLLPRLVKAGDDGNCGSAAVCDTLCLQALSKRIHYGKFVAEAKFRQSPAEYEDAIRAQDGNQLMALLTFETVEAAIKRRVEMKTKTYGQEVKIHEGEDNAANPAYKIKPHLVASLYGDWIMPLTKQVQVEYLLRRLD, from the exons ATGGATGCCAAGCTCTTGCAAGCTCCAATTCCCAATGCTTCAGCCCACAGCGCCTCAAGGCCTTCACTACCCACTCCCCAGTTGGTCAACCACACCATTTTTAGCACCCCCAACGGTGTTTTCGGATCAAATCCCGGAAGAAAACTGCGCCGTCCTCTCcaagtttcttctttttctgcaACTTCTCCCATCAG GTATTCAAGGAAGAAAAGGGTGGATGAGAGCGAAATCTTGACCCTAGACAGTATAAGGCACTCTTTGATTCGACAAGAGGATAGCATAATATTTAGCCTTTTGGAAAGGACTCAGTATTGTTATAATGCAGACACATATGACCATGACACCTTCTCGATGGAAGGATTTCGCGGGTCACTGGTTGAGTTTATGGTCAGGGAAACTGAAAAACTCCATGCTCGG GTGGGGAGATACAAGAGCCCGGATGAACATCCCTTCTTCCCAGCACACTTACCTGAGCCAATGCTTCCTCCTTTGCAGTACCCTCGG GTTTTGCATCCGCATGCCGAttcaattaatataaacaataaGGTTTGGAATATGTACTTTAGAGATCTCCTTCCCAGATTAGTCAAAGCAGGAGACGATGGTAATTGTGGATCAGCTGCTGTTTGTGACACACTGTGTTTGCAG GCGCTATCGAAGAGAATTCACTATGGTAAATTCGTGGCAGAGGCAAAATTCCGTCAATCCCCTGCAGAATACGAGGATGCCATTAGAGCACAA GACGGAAATCAACTGATGGCGCTGCTGACGTTTGAAACAGTTGAAGCAGCGATCAAGAGGAGAGTGGAGATGAAGACGAAAACGTATGGGCAGGAGGTTAAAATCCACGAAGGGGAAGATAATGCAGCTAACCCTGCATATAAAATCAAGCCACATTTGGTTGCCAGTCTCTATGGAGATTGGATCATGCCTCTCACAAAGCAAGTTCAGGTTGAATACCTCTTGAGAAGATTGGATTGA
- the LOC137732161 gene encoding cell division topological specificity factor homolog, chloroplastic-like, producing MALFGDLRVTATLTSHSTHSLRTLLPISKVEFASFPNGGPCVSEIMPKWPSMSFDRRNIRQHSRRLAGDFQLSSNSSCQDSESFLLNAINMSFFDRLNLAWKILFPSPTSRRSSNANIAKQRLKMILFSDRCAVSDEAKRLIVNNIVHALSDFVEIESRDKVQLSVSADTDVGTIYSVTVPVRRVKPEYQIGDETGTITNIEYKDTGDSSGSVDVKFDFFIPD from the exons atggcgCTTTTTGGGGATCTGAGGGTCACGGCGACGCTGACTTCTCACTCGACGCACTCTCTCCGAACCCTTTTGCCCATTTCAAAG GTAGAATTTGCTAGCTTTCCAAATGGAGGGCCTTGCGTTTCTGAGATTATGCCGAAGTGGCCCAGTATGTCATTTGATAGACGTAATATTCGTCAACATTCCAGGCGGTTGGCTGGAGATTTTCAATTGTCATCGAACTCAAGTTGCCAGGATTCCGAGAGCTTCCTCCTCAATGCCATCAACATGAGTTTCTTTGACCGTTTAAACTTGGCTTGGAAGATACTATTCCCGTCTCCAACATCTAGAAGGAGCTCTAATGCTAACATTGCCAAGCAGCGCTTGAAGATGATCCTATTCTCTGACCGATGCGCAGTTAGTGATGAGGCTAAAAGATTGATTGTCAACAACATTGTGCATGCTCTGTCAGATTTCGTTGAGATAGAATCGCGAGACAAAGTTCAGCTGAGTGTGTCTGCCGATACTGATGTGGGAACCATTTACTCCGTCACGGTACCTGTAAGACGGGTTAAGCCAGAATACCAGATTGGAGACGAGACTGGAACGATAACAAATATCGAGTACAAAGATACTGGTGACAGTTCTGGTTCtgttgatgtcaaatttgatttcttcatcCCTGACTAA
- the LOC137731448 gene encoding protein RETARDED ROOT GROWTH, mitochondrial, giving the protein MGRWRAAASLLLSPVAAAGASKSSVPAKPPFHLHRPSASTSFYFRFLNSRPFSAIPSRVSVEANDYDSEPPFYAQSQSQAKEDEETGKIPVKAYFLCTSINLKSMQAENLSNVIPPTSRSSNYIALRFCDFPSENTEFGVWRYMVVFQYGSAVLFNVEDHEVDGYLDLVTRHASGLLPEMRKDDYAVKEKPQLDEDMQGGPDYIVLKTLDTDSIRIIGSVLGQSIALDYFVSQVDGMVEEFADINRGMEKTGTFTMHKKKLLQLVGKANSNLADVILKVGLFERSEIAWRDAKYAQIHEYLREEYEVTQRFGNLDFKLKFVEHNIHFLQEVLQNRKSDLLEWCIIFLLSIENIISLYEIVRDSSAA; this is encoded by the exons ATGGGGAGGTGGAGAGCCGCTGCTTCTCTTCTCCTCAGCCCCGTAGCCGCCGCCGGAGCTTCTAAATCTTCTGTTCCCGCCAAGCCTCCTTTCCATCTCCACCGCCCTTCAGCCTCCACCTCCTTCTACTTCCGCTTCCTCAATTCACGACCTTTCTCTGCAATCCCGTCTCGGGTTTCCGTTGAAGCCAATGATTACGACTCTGAGCCGCCCTTCTATGCTCAGAGTCAGAGCCAAGCTAAGGAAGACGAGGAAACCGGAAAAATACCCGTTAAAGCCTACTTCCTTTGTACCAG TATCAATTTGAAGAGCATGCAAGCCGAGAATTTAAGCAATGTCATTCCTCCTACTTCTCGCTCATCGAATTACATTGCCCTCAGATTTTGCGATTTCCCTTCAGAAAATACT GAATTTGGAGTCTGGCGTTACATGGTCGTATTCCAGTATGGATCTGCTGTTCTGTTTAATGTTGAGGATCATGAAGTTGACGGTTATCTCGATCTAGTTACAAGACATGCTTCTGGATTACTTCCAGAGATGAGAAAAGACG ATTATGCCGTAAAAGAAAAGCCACAGCTGGATGAGGACATGCAGGGTGGTCCAGACTACATAGTTCTCAAAACTTTGGACACTGATTCTATTCGCATTATTGGCAGTGTTCTTGGCCAAAGTATTGCCTTAGATTATTTTGTTTCGCAG GTTGATGGTATGGTTGAAGAGTTTGCAGATATAAATCGTGGAATGGAGAAAACTGGAACTTTCACAATGCATAAAAAGAAGCTCCTTCAACTTGTTGGGAAGGCTAACTCGAACTTAGCTGATGTAATTCTTAAAGTAGGTCTTTTTGAGAG ATCAGAAATTGCTTGGAGGGATGCAAAGTATGCTCAAATACATGAGTACCTTCGGGAGGAGTACGAGGTTACACAACGCTTCGGAAACTTGGATTTCAAGTTAAAGTTTGTAGAG CACAACATTCATTTCTTGCAAGAAGTCCTTCAAAACAGAAAGTCAGATCTTCTGGAATGGTGCATCATCTTCCTGTTGAGCATAGAAAACATTATATCGCTGTACGAGATTGTTCGTGATTCATCTGCAGCTTAA